The DNA sequence TCTTGCTCTCGACCCGCAACCGACTAGTTCTCGAATTACTGGTATGGAGGTTTCTACTAAACAACCAACATTTATGTTATAATGTAAGCACGATTGCGGTTCTAGCGAAAGCTGGGCCGCTTTTTGTTTTTAAACGTTAGTTTATAGAAGGTATAGGAATTTAACACGAAAGGGTTATAATAATATGAGAGTGAAAAATGATAGACAACAAATAATCGTATTTATTGACGATTCTGGGGTTTTTGCTGACTCAGAAGCTGAGAGATTTTTTGTTTACGCCGGCTATGTACTAATTGGTAACTCACAGCGACTAGAGGCTCACAACAAATATAAAACTCTATCGGAGAATATTAAGGCATCCTTAGGACATAGGGGTGAGCTGAAAGCTGCAGCCCTTAGCAAATATAAAGCAAATAAATATAAGAATTCCCTAGTCAAAGTAATGGGTGACTACGAAAGCTTTGCATGTGTAGTCGATATACCAAGAATAGCAAGTGCAACTAAAGGAACAAAGTTAGACAAATATAGATATAAGGATTTTTGTATAAAAGTATCTCTCAAAAGAAAGCTGGAAGATATGATCAAAAGACATGTCATTGACCCCACGCAACCAGCAGATCTAAAGATATATATTGACGAACAACACACCGCAACTAACGGATTTTACGATCTTCAAGAATCTATCGTGAAAGAATATCTCCATGGTATGGGATCGAAGATGTTTGGAAACCATCATCCACCGATATTCATCACGAAAGATGTGTCTGTTTCGCTAAAATACTGCGATTCTTCTAAAAATTATCTAATGCAAGCAGCCGATTTACTAGCGAATAGGATACACGGAAGTTACCAGATGGTATTGCCAAAGCTTAGAGATATAAAGAAGATAACAATAATAAAATTCCCTACAGCTTGACTATGAGATACATATAATGATACAATCTGAGCACAGGCACTATATGTTGCACTGTAAACGGAACTAAACCGATCGGAAGATTAAGCGTATTGTAAATACGCCGGTAGCTCCGTACACCATCCTTAAAAAGATGGTGTTTTTATTTTATAATCATAATAGGTTATTTATGAAATAGGTATGCTTTCTGCTATAATCTAATATCATGACAAAGCACTCCTCTGCCAAACAGGCGGTCGTCGTCAATACTGACGCCAGTCCCAAAAATGACAATAGTACCAAGATCGAATCAGCTGCCATTTATGCGGCCCTAGTCAGTGGGGCGGTGGGCTTTCTCGTTAGCCTAGCGCTATTTTGGGACAGTACGACCGCATTATTCACGAAAGGCATCTCTATCGGTTTTGTAGCGTCGATTCTAGCCACCATAATCGCGCTAGTAACTTACTTGCTCGCTGACAGATCTGCCCGAAAAGCGTCCTCAAAACGCAAGCTGAGCGAGCATATCGGCACCTGGTCAATAGCAATAGTGCATGCGCTATTGATACTCCTGACCTACGCCCTGATATTTTTCATCGTCGGTCGGTCCTTTATCGGGGCAGAGATTGATCCGTTCGGTTCGTCAACTATAGTAGCATTGGCTACTGGTATGGCTGGCTACATCACGTATTTGTCGGCCGCGCAAATGAACTCTATGCGCATTGCCATTTTACTCGCCCTGTTCCTCGTTAGCGGCACTTTTATCAGCATGCTGAGCGCTAGCGATCCAAACTGGTGGTATGTACATTTTAGTTCGCTAGGCGCCGATAGCGGTGTCTCGAGCTATGCCTTTAACGGCACATTAATTATTGCCGGCGTAGCTATGGTCGGCCTGACCAAACATATTACCGACGATTTCAAAAAGTTACAGCACGAAAAGGGCCTGGCAAAACGCACCAAAACCAGAACGCTAGCCGTCTGCATCATCGGCATAGGCATTATGCTAGCATTAGTCGGTGCGTTCGTCTACAACGTCTTTCCGACGATCCATAATTTAGCGGCTGGCGGTATGGCAAGCTTCTTCTTGCTCATCATATTGGCTCTGCCATGGCTGACACCCGACTTTCCGAAAGCCTTTTTCGTCGCATCCTATGGCCTGTTCGCAGCATTACTGCTCGGTATGTGGCTCTATCAGACGGCAGGTTATTTCAACCTGACGATATTCGAGCTAGTGGCTGCCGCCATTATCTTTACCTGGCTCATCGTCTTCGTACGCTACATCGCTGCTATGCTAGAGGATCGTGATACTATCAATAGTGAAATAATACATGGAGGGCAACTATGAAAAAGTCTACTAACAAATCATCTCGAAAGTGGCTGTGGCCAACGATCATCTCAGTATCAGTGGTCATTCTCGGTATTGCAACAGGTGTCATATGCTGGGCTATAGGTAAAGCCCAAGAAGACAAGGAAAGTGGCATTAACAAGGACAAAGTTGTTATGATAGTCACCAGCCGCGGTGGCATGTGTTCAGATGGGCCCTGCGATCACAAGCGTTATTCGCTATACGAGGACGGCAGGTTCGAAGACCATGAGAATCTCACAAAAACAGAGGTGGCACGTATCAAAAACATTGTTTCAAAATCAAGTTTTAGCACCATGAGCGCACCCGAGGACGAGCGTCAATGCGACTCCTACGTCGATGGTGAGGACGTTGTCCTGATCTTTCCAACTATCTACGGCGATCGACAGTTCGTACCCTGTGAAATGCTATCCGATAAAGAGTATGGTAGTCTGGTCTATGCCGATATAACCTATGTCTTGTCTCTCAGCGTACTCGTCGATAGTAATTATTATGACTTTAATAATAGCGGGCTAAACTACGGTCCATCAATCGTCTACTAAAATGTCGAAATTGCATTTTAAATACGGCGCCATGAACAGTGGCAAGAGCGACACGCTGATCAAGACTGCCTACAATTACGAGGAGCGTGGACTAGGCGTTGTCGTCATTAAACCTAGCATCGACACGAAAGGGGACCGACGAATCGTAGCGCGTGGTGGTCACCAGCGCCCTGCTGACATCCTGGCTGGTCCGAAAACCAATCTGCGTCAAGCCGTGACACGTCTAGCGAATAAGAAACCAATTAATTGTATATTGATCGACGAGGCGCAATTTTTGACACAAGGGCAGGTGAGCCAGCTCTTCTCTATCGCCAAAGACGACAACATCTCGGTCATCGCCTTTGGTTTACGTGCCGATTTCCGAAACCGAATGTTTCCCGGGAGCCAGCGTTTATTTGAAATTGCCGATAATATCGAAAAGTTACCGACCATGTGTCGCTGCGGTTCGCAGGCCGAGTTCAATACTCGTAAAATAAATGGTACATACGTCTTTGACGGCGATCAAGTCGCCATTGATGGGGAAGCCAAGGTCACCTACGACTCCCTGTGCGGCCCCTGTTATATCAGAGAAGGTGGCGTGATCTAATCGTCGCCCTACCCCTGTTACACCTCTGGTAATAACCCTACTCGTACCCCTGTTAGCCATAGTGCTATCTATTTGGTTGATTAACAGTAGTACATAGCCAGTTTTACAGAGGTAATTTGCTAGTAAAAACAGCTGAAACGCCGCATAGCTGGCAAAAGCCGTCATAACGTCATAAACGTCACAAAAGGTGCATAAACATTGTAAATTTGTCATAAATAGCAACGCGGGGAGCGCGGGCCGGGAATTAATGACCCAATTAATTAAAGCAGGGCGCCGGGTCCGGTTTTGGCCGCCAAACAAGCATAATGGGGATGAATACATAATCATCTTTGTTCGTAATGCTTGATGTCGTACAATATATCTTTTACGACACCACAGAAGTAGTTCCGGATGAATCGATGTTCAACTGGCAGATTCAGGCTCAAACTGCTAAACGTCTCTATGTGACTAAAAATATGCTTTTATTCCCCCGGGTGAGTGCCTACGTTTTTTAATAATTGTATGTAATAATTATTGCCGAGAATATTATGTGAGGTTTATTTTTAGATCTTTATGACATAGCGCACTAGAAGACCCCCGCGAGGTTCCGGCTAGTTGATCTGTAGCTAAATTTACAATCAGCTATTTATTTGCATTTTATTAATAATTATTATTTAATTAGTTTTCCACAGCTACGTCGCGCAAGTGAGGCAGTTGTTTGACAATTTGACTTTTTATTATATTATTCTATAACCTGCCTTGCCCCACTCTCCCCTCCCCGCTTCTGTTCGACTTTAATTTGACTTTTGATAATTCTGGTTGTTTTATATGAAAATATCTTTATTCCACCTCTGTTATGGCGCCAGTAGAAGAGTGGGGAGTTTGCAAAATTTTACAATATTTAGAGGAGGTAGTTTAGAGCCAGTAGCCCTTGCCCGCTATCCGCACATCCACATAACTCGGATTAATATGACTGGAGTCAATGAACTTCACCATCGCCACAATGTCGGCACCCTGTGAGGTCGGGTCGCGGTCGATCTGGGCTTTGAACGGGTATGCCCTGCCCTCTAGGTAAAACTCCACGTATCTGATCGCGCCAGACGGAATCACTACGCGCTTGACGTTTCCCCCGCCCTGTTTAGCAATTTCTGCGGTGGTTTGGCCAATAAAACTAAGGAATCTAGAGGACGTAATGGCGTCACCCTCAACAGAGGCGCCGCTCTTGTCAGCAATGGCGACACTAGGTTGCTCGAAAAAGTTCTTTGTAAATACCACGCCATTGCCATCAACGTAGCTAGTCGTGCCGCCCGTCACCCATTTAGCCACCGGCTGGCGGAATGTGAACTTTAATTTACCGATTAACAGATTTGACTGAACGATCTCAACCGATTCAATCTCTGGCGCCTGACCGGCC is a window from the Candidatus Saccharibacteria bacterium genome containing:
- a CDS encoding DUF3800 domain-containing protein, giving the protein MRVKNDRQQIIVFIDDSGVFADSEAERFFVYAGYVLIGNSQRLEAHNKYKTLSENIKASLGHRGELKAAALSKYKANKYKNSLVKVMGDYESFACVVDIPRIASATKGTKLDKYRYKDFCIKVSLKRKLEDMIKRHVIDPTQPADLKIYIDEQHTATNGFYDLQESIVKEYLHGMGSKMFGNHHPPIFITKDVSVSLKYCDSSKNYLMQAADLLANRIHGSYQMVLPKLRDIKKITIIKFPTA
- a CDS encoding thymidine kinase produces the protein MSKLHFKYGAMNSGKSDTLIKTAYNYEERGLGVVVIKPSIDTKGDRRIVARGGHQRPADILAGPKTNLRQAVTRLANKKPINCILIDEAQFLTQGQVSQLFSIAKDDNISVIAFGLRADFRNRMFPGSQRLFEIADNIEKLPTMCRCGSQAEFNTRKINGTYVFDGDQVAIDGEAKVTYDSLCGPCYIREGGVI